DNA from Phragmites australis chromosome 16, lpPhrAust1.1, whole genome shotgun sequence:
ACCGGAGTGGCTGTCCATGTACCGCGAGTCCGTGAGCACCGGTGGTGCCGCCTCCTGCTCGCCGTCGCAACCGTCTGACGCCATTGGAAGGAGATGGCCCGGAGAGAGGTGCTGATCATGCACCGTCTCCTCCGTTGCCAGCTTCCTGTCGCTCACGGGATGCTTCTTCATGAACACCCTGCAAATGACCCACTCACTCTACACAAGGCCAAAACAGGACACATCACAACCGGCCATTAGAGAACTATCGCTGCTGTCAGAGAGCTTAAGCAAGCAAAAGGGATCCTCCATGCATGTACCTGTGCTCCTCTGAGGAgggcgctgctgctcctctcccTGAGCGCGTACTCGTGCATGACCCAGCCGGTCTTTCCTCCCCTGGGGGCTCTTCCGCCGTAGAACACGAGCGTCTTCTTCGTCCCGACAAGGCTGCCGGCCCTGTTGTACACGTCCTTGTCCTTTCCCGTCGACTTCCAGTACCCGTGCGGCGTCGCGCGGCGGGCGCGCACGCCGGACGGGTACTTGCTGCCCCTCGTGCAGAAGAAGTAGCAGCACTCCAGCTGATAGCGTCCTCCTCCGGCCGCAAAGCTGCCGAGATCCCATGGTTCGGACTTGTACAGATCGACGTCGCGGATGGCTACCGAGATGAAGCTGGCGTCCATGGCCTTCCTGGCGAGGTAGCAGGTGATGAGCTCCTCGTCCGTCGGGAAGAACCGGAAGCCCGGCGGCAGGCGCTCCACCATCTGCTGCTCCCCTTGCATATCCT
Protein-coding regions in this window:
- the LOC133895859 gene encoding NAC domain-containing protein 92-like, which encodes MQGEQQMVERLPPGFRFFPTDEELITCYLARKAMDASFISVAIRDVDLYKSEPWDLGSFAAGGGRYQLECCYFFCTRGSKYPSGVRARRATPHGYWKSTGKDKDVYNRAGSLVGTKKTLVFYGGRAPRGGKTGWVMHEYALRERSSSALLRGAQSEWVICRVFMKKHPVSDRKLATEETVHDQHLSPGHLLPMASDGCDGEQEAAPPVLTDSRYMDSHSGDHAIAGDEKNHHHHLVHEELLMMNNSSSSCASPSWLIHDGQLGAHCALQIMQRQCEDADYCLPELLEYDGYGDLPKRSADSQDSGEVDRHADISSASVGSLHLDGLYWNIGF